The window CGTAAATAGCCTCTGACAAGCCACCCGCCGTCACGACACCGGCCGAGCCCCTTAGCGGCCACCGCGGTGCGAAGTCAATTATCCCAAGGGGCATACTTTCAAAAATGTCCAGTGCCCTCGTCCGTGGTGCTCCTTCTCCCATGGAGCCAACTGTTATTCATCGATCCACCCAACCGAGGAGTCGTCGACCGAAGCTTCAGCAGCAGACATCTCAGCaacgtcatcctcatcatcatcatcatcatcatcatcatcatcatcaccagcagcagcagcagcagcagcaagaacagGCAGCAGTGGTGCAGCATATTGAATCTTTTCCGTTGTCACCACCGCAGGTCATCACCCCCgacgccaccaccacggcgaAGAACACAGACACGACGACGGTTTCGAGCATGCCGAGCACGCCGCAGGATAATTCGGCGAACACCTCGCCCAAGAACTCGACTGGGCAGACGTCGATGGATTCGTGGATGATGAAGGATCAgaggcgagggggagggggaggagggggatccCCGCCCGAGAGGTTGAAGCAAACCGCCCGGCACGGTAATCACCAGCACAACATCGCGCTGCCGTTGTCGGGGGTGTCATCTTGTTCGAATCCAATCATTCgtcatcatgcccatcatggccacaatcatggccagcaacaccacagGGAGAACCCGCCGCAGAACCATATTGATGAcacttccacctctcccagtCCAGACTCTGCCTTGACGACTATACAGGAATCGCCCTTTGATCTTGTCACGCCTTCGATCGTGACGGTGGAGAAGGCGGCTGCGGCCAAGATCGCGCTGGAGGGGTATTTTCAGGAGAAGTTTGCTCTTGGGGCAACGGAtagagagaagaggaggcaggGGTTTGAGAATGGGCTTTTTGTGGATGCGGCGGCTGccaggggggggaaggagacgagaaagggggggttgctgaCCAGTGGGCAGATTGCCGCTGTCAGACAAGGGTTTTTCAAACAGGAGACTCGGCACCtgagggagacgagggtTTTGAAGGCTAGGGGGGCGGGGTTGCTGAtgcgggagggggtggacggggcgagggagaatgggtttgaggaggtgcagattttggggaaggggagttttggggtggtgaagctggtgaggcagagtggtggtgggggaggggtgtttgCCATGAAGTGTATacggaagggggagatgatcAAGACGCAGCAGGAGGGGCATCtcaaggcggagagggaCTTTTTGATCGCGAGCGAGGGGTGTCAGTGGGTTGTTCAGCTCGTGGCGGCGTTTCAGGACTTGAAGAATTTGTACTTGGTTACCGAGTACATGCCGGGGGGGGACTTTCTGGGGTTTTTGATTCGGGAGACTACGCTCCCGGAAGAGGTGGCCAAGTTTTATGTTGCCGAGATGAttctggcggtggaggcgacGCATTCGTTGAAGTTTATACACCGGGACATCAAGCCTGACAACTTTTTGATATCGGCGAGCGGACACCTGAAGATTTCGGACTTTGGGCTGGCGTTTGATGGGCATTGGTCGCATGACTTGGCCTATTTTACTAGTCACCGGTATTCGCTCGTGAATAGGCTGGGGTTGAACGTGGTGGGGGATAAGCAGGACAGGAAGGAGAGCAGGAGCACGGCTGCGGTGCTGAAGTGGACGAGTGGCATCATGACGGGGATTGGGAAGCATCAGCCcaaggttggggttgggctcggggtggagggggatgaaaAGAGGGAGCCGTtgctgagctggaggaaCAGGAACGGGAACaggggggcggcggtgagTATTATGGGTACGAGTCAGTACATGGCTCCCGAGGTGGTCAAGGGGGAGTGTTATGATGCGAGGTGCGACTACTGGAGCGTGGCGGTGATTCTGTACGAGTGCCTGTACGGGAGCACGCCGTTCTACagcgaggaggggaggtcggTGACCAAGAAGAATATTCTGAACCACCGGGAGACGTTTCGCTTTCCGAGGCAGGGGCCGGCGGTGTCGACGAGGTGTCGGAATTTGTTGGTCAGTTTGATTGTGGACAAAGAGGACAGGTTGTCTTGCAAGGCGTACAAGATGAAGGACATGATTGGGCAGATTGGGACTGGGCCGGGGGGGCAGAATCAAAGGGGGATGACGAGTTCGATGTCGGCGCCGAGTCTGCCTGCTTTGGGGGTTGCTACTATGCCGGGGAATATTAgtactggtggtggtggcccggcgcagcagcagcagcagcatcagacGCAGAAGGATACACGGTGGACGAAGGAATATGTGGACAAGTTTGTGTTCCCTAATGATGCTGAGGATATCAAGGGGCACAAGTGGTTTAGGTCAATTGCGTGGGAGCATTTGCACcagatgccgccgccgcatgTTCCCGTGCTGGACTCGCCGGACGATGCGACGTATTTTGATGACGAGAGCTTGAGTGATTGGAGTGAGAGCTCTCTGGAGGACAAGctgtcggaggaggaggaggacgatgaggatgagattgAGAATAGGaggcttgaggaggaggggtatcACGGGTTGAGCAAACGGGTGTTGGATCAGATGGTtgaggagcagaagctgatggaggagaggaggcgagaagaggaaaaggagaggtTCCTCGGTAAGCTGGGCAGGAGGCCGAGTCTGCAGAGGTGGGTGATGGAGGCGATGAGACAGGCGCCGTTTGATATTGACTATTACATGGGGTTGGAGAAAGAGATTGACAAGGCTAGCCCGGAGTGCGGGGttacggaggaggagaaggaggtgatgaaggcTTTTTTGCTTCGGTACGGGTGTCGGGTGTTTCGGGATGGGGAGCCCAAGGGGGACGCCGCCAAAGataagaaggaggagaagaagaagaagaggccgagggaCAAGATTTTGAGGGACAAGGAGATGGGAAAGGTGGCGATGGGTGTGAGGAGACGGACGGCGTTTGCTGGGTATGAGTGGGTTGGCTGTCGCGGGTTGAATGGGGGCGaggtgcttggtggtggtggtggtgggggtggtcaGGAGAAtgttgggttggatgggaCGTCGGTGATGAAACCGAAGCCTGTCCAGCAttctcctcagcaacagGTGCAGATGCAGACACCGCGGCAGGTGGTGAATGTTGGGGCGGTGGGTATGGATGGGGGGTATGACGGATCTCCCGAGAGTAATTCCTCGCCTACGTATCGATGGGGACCGCATCCGCAGATTCACTTACCGCCGCCTCATGTTCATTTACCACCGCCTCATGCGCTGCCTCCCATGACGGGGCATGTGTTTCAACCTGATCCGTTTTGGAGACCACCACCGGTAGCTCCCCAACCGCAGTTCACACAtgttcatcatcctcagtATCACCCACTACCGCCGCGGCAGTTTTCATCATTTCCgtttcagcagcagcagcaaccggaTTCTCGACACTTTCAACTACCTCCATTTCgtccaccgccaccgcaaCAAGCCCGGAACTATTCCCCTTATCAGAGCCAGTACGTACAGAGTCAAGTCTCGAGACAGTTTTCCATGccaccacaagcacagccgcaggcaccaccaccgcgatAGGTTGGCGGTAATAAgcagggcggtggtgctggggctTGAGGGAATGATGCCGGAGTATGGGCTGGCGAGACAGGCTTTGATCTGAAGAACAAGGGCAGGATGGGTGTGTCGTGAGGTGATGATTATGAACGACGGGGGGCAATCTTGTTTTTTGGGCGTTTGTTGGGTAGATGGGATACGTACAACAACAGTATTATTAGATAGTAAACAGCCTACCTATGATACCACCAGAAGTAGAGTTAATAGTAGTTGTAATCTCTCACTTGTTTCTGCAGACTCGGAGGGCGGTGTAAAAGACCCAACATCATGCATTGTAGTAGCTTGTCGTATCCATTAGTGTATATTTTCGTCATGCCAACGACACTCATCCATCTATTAGCGCCTCATTTtgccaacctccaacccaaaGCAATTTCCCACA is drawn from Podospora pseudocomata strain CBS 415.72m chromosome 1 map unlocalized CBS415.72m_1, whole genome shotgun sequence and contains these coding sequences:
- a CDS encoding uncharacterized protein (COG:T; EggNog:ENOG503NYF9), with product MTSRTGQQHSEIASISLGAGYKLDDNNASVWSLARSDRASIQVTTAAARKRFRIFSAFKSLTNLASDKPPAVTTPAEPLSGHRGAKSIIPRGILSKMSSALVRGAPSPMEPTVIHRSTQPRSRRPKLQQQTSQQRHPHHHHHHHHHHHHQQQQQQQQEQAAVVQHIESFPLSPPQVITPDATTTAKNTDTTTVSSMPSTPQDNSANTSPKNSTGQTSMDSWMMKDQRRGGGGGGGSPPERLKQTARHGNHQHNIALPLSGVSSCSNPIIRHHAHHGHNHGQQHHRENPPQNHIDDTSTSPSPDSALTTIQESPFDLVTPSIVTVEKAAAAKIALEGYFQEKFALGATDREKRRQGFENGLFVDAAAARGGKETRKGGLLTSGQIAAVRQGFFKQETRHLRETRVLKARGAGLLMREGVDGARENGFEEVQILGKGSFGVVKLVRQSGGGGGVFAMKCIRKGEMIKTQQEGHLKAERDFLIASEGCQWVVQLVAAFQDLKNLYLVTEYMPGGDFLGFLIRETTLPEEVAKFYVAEMILAVEATHSLKFIHRDIKPDNFLISASGHLKISDFGLAFDGHWSHDLAYFTSHRYSLVNRLGLNVVGDKQDRKESRSTAAVLKWTSGIMTGIGKHQPKVGVGLGVEGDEKREPLLSWRNRNGNRGAAVSIMGTSQYMAPEVVKGECYDARCDYWSVAVILYECLYGSTPFYSEEGRSVTKKNILNHRETFRFPRQGPAVSTRCRNLLVSLIVDKEDRLSCKAYKMKDMIGQIGTGPGGQNQRGMTSSMSAPSLPALGVATMPGNISTGGGGPAQQQQQHQTQKDTRWTKEYVDKFVFPNDAEDIKGHKWFRSIAWEHLHQMPPPHVPVLDSPDDATYFDDESLSDWSESSLEDKLSEEEEDDEDEIENRRLEEEGYHGLSKRVLDQMVEEQKLMEERRREEEKERFLGKLGRRPSLQRWVMEAMRQAPFDIDYYMGLEKEIDKASPECGVTEEEKEVMKAFLLRYGCRVFRDGEPKGDAAKDKKEEKKKKRPRDKILRDKEMGKVAMGVRRRTAFAGYEWVGCRGLNGGEVLGGGGGGGGQENVGLDGTSVMKPKPVQHSPQQQVQMQTPRQVVNVGAVGMDGGYDGSPESNSSPTYRWGPHPQIHLPPPHVHLPPPHALPPMTGHVFQPDPFWRPPPVAPQPQFTHVHHPQYHPLPPRQFSSFPFQQQQQPDSRHFQLPPFRPPPPQQARNYSPYQSQYVQSQVSRQFSMPPQAQPQAPPPR